In one Colletotrichum destructivum chromosome 2, complete sequence genomic region, the following are encoded:
- a CDS encoding Putative tyrosinase copper-binding domain, di-copper centre-containing domain superfamily, giving the protein MHPVKIMAVLGLSAVASAAPLDTPLEARDAGDILADLQAQALENLKAAEANGTLSKRGGCNLFNAQVRRDWAAFSAKERKEYIGAVQCLLTSPSKSDPAFAPGARNRYDDFVAVHINQTRSIHGTGNFLTWHRYYTWAYENALKTECGYRGAQPYWNWFAHTDDPRKSPVFDGSDTSLSGDGAYVPHNGSVSASPFGEIYVPSGHGGGCVTSGPLVNMTVNLGPVAPGMRGLEANPNGAMEYNPRCLSRDLSAYAASTWLTPTNLLNVTVGQASKNIQTFQDELQGRFSQGFLGMHAAGHFVANGDASDLYSSPTDPSFFLHHAMVDRVYWLWQALHLWEAFEIAGTITILNLPPSRDATKEDLIELGVLAEDRTIGELLNTIDGSPLCYVYL; this is encoded by the exons ATGCATCCCGTCAAGATCAtggccgtcctcggcctgtccgccgtcgcctccgccgcGCCCCTCGACACGCCCCTCGAGGCCCGCGACGCCGGGGACATCCTCGCGGACCTGCAAGCCCAGGCCTTGGAGAACctgaaggccgccgaggccaacgggACCCTTTCCAAGCGAGGAGGCTGCAACCTGTTCAACGCCCAGGTGCGCAGGGACTG GGCCGCATTCTCCGCCAAGGAGCGCAAGGAGTACATCGGCGCCGTGCAGTGCCTGCTCACCTCGCCCTCCAAGTCGGACCCGGCCTTCGCCCCGGGCGCCCGTAACCGGTACGACgacttcgtcgccgtccacATCAACCAGACGCGCTCCATCCACGGCACGGGCAACTTCCTGACCTGGCACCGCTACTACACCTGGGCCTACGAGAACGCCCTCAAGACCGAGTGCGGCTACCGCGGCGCCCAGCCCTACTGGAACTGGTTCGCCCACACCGACGACCCGCGCAAGTCCCCCGTCTTCGACGGCAGCGACACCAGCCTGAGCGGTGATGGCGCCTACGTGCCTCACAACGGCAGCGTCAGCGCCTCGCCATTTGGCGAGATCTACGTCCCCTCCGGTCACGGTGGCGGATGCGTCACCAGCGGACCCCTCGTCAA CATGACCGTCAacctcggccccgtcgccCCCGGCAtgcgcggcctcgaggcgaACCCCAACGGCGCCATGGAGTACAACCCGCGCTGCCTCAGCCGCGACCTGAGCGCCTACGCCGCCTCGACCTGGCTGACCCCGACCAACCTGCTCAACGTCACCGTCGGCCAGGCCTCCAAGAACATCCAGACCTTCCAGGACGAGCTGCAGGGCCGCTTCAGCCAGGGCTTCCTCG GTATGCACGCCGCGGGCCACttcgtcgccaacggcgacgccaGCGACCTCTACTCCTCCCCGACCgacccctccttcttcctccaccaCGCCATGGTCGACCGCGTCTACTGGCTCTGGCAGGCCCTCCACCTCTGGGAGGCCTTCGAAATCGccggcaccatcaccatcctcAACCTGCCCCCAAGCCGCGACGCCACCAAGGAGGACCtcatcgagctgggcgtcctcgccgaggaccgCACCATTGGGGAGCTCCTGAACACGATCGACGGGTCGCCCCTCTGCTACGTCTACCTGTAG
- a CDS encoding Putative SET domain-containing protein, producing MFAVRQAAGKGLGVFALKAIPRGRRILAEEALLTVPSSDSGGSLLRQARLLSDAGRASLLALSSNPGKSGVLSWLESLWRSRSAPARTAANHAVLNIFRNNNFDIGDRTRALFPRVARLNHACVPNAQGNFNAALRAFTVHATRDIRADEEITISYLDEHLGLRDARQSALREGYGFACGCAACGGGGGGGGGGGGGGGGSSGDATFGDGEARRAEIGRRLERFAEAGSADPGDELEMMTALLGAYDAEGIRGREVSTMCIAAARKAFELGREAEGRELALKGLRLEEDAVGRDSPFYAAAREEVSGLGIKVEA from the coding sequence ATGTTCGCCGTCCGTCAAGCGGCCGGAAAgggcctcggcgtcttcgccctGAAGGCCATCCCCCGGGGCCGCAGGATCCTCGCCGAAGAGGCCCTGCTCACCGTCCCCTCGTCGGACAGCGGCGGCTCCCTCCTCCGGCAGGCCCGCCTCCTCTCGGACGCCGGCCGGGCGTCGCTCCTCGCGCTGTCCTCGAACCCGGGCAAGTCGGGCGTGCTCAGCTGGCTCGAGTCCCTGTGGCGGAGCCGGTCCGCGCCGgcccgcaccgccgccaaccaCGCCGTCCTCAACATCTTCCGCAACAACAACTTCGACATCGGCGACCGGACCCGCGCCCTCTTCCCCCGCGTCGCCCGCCTCAACCACGCCTGCGTGCCCAACGCCCAGGGCAACTTCAACGCCGCCCTGCGCGCCTTCACCGTCCACGCCACCCGCGACAtccgcgccgacgaggagatcaCCATCTCCTACCTCGACgagcacctcggcctccgcgACGCGCGGCAGAGCGCACTGCGCGAGGGCTACGGCTTCGCCTGCGGTTGTGCTGCgtgcggcggtggcggcggtggcggcggtggcggcggtggcggtggcggtggtaGTAGCGGCGACGCGACTTTCGGTGACGGCGAGGCGCGGAGGGCCGAGATCGGGCGCAGGCTGGAAcgcttcgccgaggccggctcGGCGGACCcgggcgacgagctcgagatgATGACGGCTCTGCTGGGCGCGTACGACGCCGAGGGGATCCGCGGGCGGGAGGTGTCGACCATGtgcatcgccgccgcgcgcaAGGCGTTCGAGctggggagggaggcggaggggagagagCTGGCGCTCAAGGGGCTGCGgctggaggaggacgccgtcggGAGGGACAGCCCGTTCTACGcagcggcgagggaggaggtcTCGGGGCTCGGGATCAAGGTTGAGGCTTGA
- a CDS encoding uncharacterized protein (Putative zn(2)Cys(6) fungal-type DNA-binding domain, transcription factor domain, fungi) — translation MRRRSSPRPPSSFSPTSTPRRTSRTPEPGSARSSVASRACDACRARRRKCRFDEDEGEGDASPRVAVQNRTQNQTRTQCRDCRRLGIVCSFLVPTRPRGPKRRKRLPSMSAGSDGELLPSESGANQIHRQPAELALNNNEPILVLPDGSPHPHPHPHPPRTSQARSPFEASPNLIHGPSPHAAAPSHLNTESPSVQVANPGYPTDELCSRRLIHVLMADYLDLVYPLVPVVHRPSFRHDLATNRDMTDPDFSALLISLCALVVGLLPSRFRDYRAVDPEAGRRFGTTRTAMIDRCAEICMRQRTARYWDRINHRKWAVCYVFSVACFQTGQVNRSRMFDVEYLQLSRLLGLHRISEYEGLNCIETQLRKKAFWMLFYGYAHNRVQTGRGVELSYFGPGELREVNFDALMPLAIDDEHILRDRILDPVRPSPTTTTTTTGAPHDTPPTTNAPKPPRRHRRRHAGPAFALADGFNIHSSVFLKGLREEMRTVGCDCELRQSPAFRLARLRELLLEMRYMLDNVPGPLRQWASSESYDDDDDEVDVGGGGGNDEDDDDNDDNDDDDDGGDGAAAAAVAGTPDGRPAAASSYGSPAGHSRGHAADGAPDPSEVMRGQAEVMRANIHVTHLWLQSLLLEKVEVVIQESALGNPSSAAAAAAAEEVSAALRENWTEREDICRQMLHLLHSIPYVYLEPNGLYLTYKVRDVAVTLLNCPFQPHERPARRAVEYMRDFTRALSRLDRSETVNTNSLKSWVDVDREPAA, via the exons ATGCGCCGTCGCTCGAGTCCCCGCCCGCCGTCATCTttctcgccgacgtcgaccccTCGGCGGACCAGCAGGACACCGGAGCCGgggtcggcgaggtccagCGTCGCCAGCAGGGCGTGCGACGCCTGCCGCgcgcggaggaggaagtgccgcttcgacgaggacgagggcgagggtgatGCCTCGCcccgcgtcgccgtccaGAATCGGACGCAGAATCAGACACGGACGCAGTGCCGCGATTGCCGCAGACTCGGCATCGTGTGTAGTTTCCTCGTGCCCACGAGGCCCCGGGGACCGAAACGcag GAAACGCCTCCCGTCAATGTCTGCCGGGAGCGATGGCGAGCTGCTCCCCAGTGAATCCGGCGCAAACCAGATACATCGCCAACCCGCGGAGCTGGCCCTGAACAACAACGAGCCCATTCTCGTCTTGCCGGATGGCagtcctcatcctcatccccatccccaccCCCCGAGAACCTCGCAGGCCAGGTCCCCTTTCGAGGCCTCGCCGAACCTCATCCATGGACCCTCTCCCCATGCCGCCGCTCCCTCCCACCTCAACACCGAGTCGCCGTCGGTACAGGTGGCCAACCCGGGCTACCCGACCGACGAGCTGTGCTCGAGAAGGCTGATCCACGTCCTGATGGCCGACtacctcgacctcgtctaCCCCCTCGTGCCCGTCGTCCACAGGCCGAGCTTCCGCCACGACCTGGCCACCAACCGCGACATGACGGACCCGGACTTCTCCGCGCTGCTCATCAGCCTGTGcgcgctcgtcgtcggcctgctgcccTCGCGCTTCCGCGACTACCGGGCCGTCGACCCCGAGGCCGGCCGCCGCTTCGGCACAACGAGGACGGCTATGATCGACCGCTGCGCCGAGATCTGCATGCGCCAGCGCACCGCCCGCTACTGGGACCGCATCAACCACCGGAAGTGGGCCGTGTGCTacgtcttctccgtcgcctGCTTCCAGACGGGGCAGGTCAACCGAAGTCGCATGTTCGACGTCGAGTACCTGCAGCTCTCGcgcctgctgggcctgcatAGGATCTCCGAGTACGAGGGCCTCAACTGCATCGAGACCCAGCTGCGGAAGAAGGCGTTTTGGATGCTCTTCTATGGTTACGC ACACAACAGGGTCCAGaccggccgcggcgtcgagctgtCGTACTTTGGCCCCGGCGAGCTCCGCGAAGTCAACTTCGACGCCCTCATGcccctcgccatcgacgacgagcacaTCCTCAGGGACAGGATCTTGGACCCCGTGAGGccgtccccgacgacgacgacgacgacgacgggcgccCCCCACGAtacgccgccgacgaccaaCGCACCGAAAcccccccgccgccaccgccgccgtcacgcGGGTCcggccttcgccctcgccgacggcttCAACATCCACTCCAGCGTGTTCCTCAAGGGCTTGCGCGAGGAGATGAGGACCGTGGGCTGCGACTGCGAGCTCCGGCAGAGCCCCGCCTTCCGCCTGGCGCGCCTGCGCGAGCTCCTCCTGGAGATGCGCTACATGCTCGACAACGTCCCCGGGCCCCTGCGGCAGTGGGCCTCGTCCGAGagctacgacgacgacgacgacgaagtcgacgtcggcggcggcggcggcaacgacgaagacgatgacgataacgacgacaacgacgatgacgacgacggtggtgacggtgctgctgctgccgccgtcgcgggcaCCCCGGACGGtcggccggccgcggcgtcgagctaCGGCAGCCCGGCGGGACACTCGCGCGGCCAcgcggccgacggcgcgCCGGACCCCTCCGAGGTGATGCGGGGTCAGGCCGAGGTGATGAGGGCCAACATCCACGTCACGCACCTGTGGCTGCAGAGCCTGCTTTTGGAgaaggtcgaggtcgtcatccAAGAGAGCGCGCTGGGGAacccctcgtcggcggcggcggcggcggcggcggaagaggtCTCGGCGGCCCTCAGGGAGAACTGGACCGAGCGGGAGGACATTTGCCGCCAGATGCTTCACCTGCTGCACAGCATCCCGTACGTCTACCTGGAGCCCAACGGCCTGTACCTG ACGTACAAGGTCCGCGACGTGGCTGTCACGCTCCTCAACTGCCCCTTCCAGCCCCACGAGCGGCCTGCGCGCCGCGCGGTGGAGTACATGCGCGACTTCACGCGCGCGCTGTCGCGGCTGGACCGGAGCGAGACGGTCAACACCAACAGCCTGAAGAGCTGGGTTGACGTCGACCgcgagccggcggcgtgA
- a CDS encoding Putative glycoside hydrolase, family 3, glycoside hydrolase family 3 domain, immunoglobulin, giving the protein MDVEALIEQLTLEEKVSLTAGVNWWHTATIERLGIKPIRLSDGPNGVRGTRFFDSTPSACLPCGTAIGATFDVDLVHRLGQLLADEAHAKGAHVLLGPTINTQRGPLGGRGFESYSEDPVLSGILAGHYVRGVQESGVSATLKHFVCNDLESERMAVNALVTDRAMREIYLLPFMIAIEMGRPRAIMTAYNKVNGVHAAESKAILQDILRGEWGWDGLVMSDWFGTYSTAEAIKAGLDLEMPGPSRWRAGALSHAIMSNKVKVAELDAAVRNVLRLVKHSLENTSIPPNAPETEADTPAHAALLREAAAKSLVLLKNEGGILPFDRAKTVAVIGPNANIATYCGGGSAGLRAYRAVTPLEGVRSLFGEGGDGNGNGKVFFSQGAYGHQSLPLLGKALTTPDGKQKGFVLRIYNDPPPKATERAADGRSALEERVLDDANIWFVDYENAELAPVWWAETEGVLVPERSGEWDFGLSVHGTGELYIDGELVVSNVEDQRLGSSFLGCGTVEEVGSKRLEAGRSYRVLVRFGCSATTKLKASGTVDFGQGGVRFSGCPRLEPAAAIREAVEVARSADQVVVCTGLSGEWESEGFDRTTMALPPGTDDLVAAVLAANPNTAVVVQSGTPVAMPWIDRAGAVLHAWFGGNEAGNGIADVLFGEVNPVGDPLFLCPMIREKPKTAGKLPLTMPRRVADNPAALSFRSDNGRVLYSEDVYVGYRWYDTLDVEPLFPFGHGLSYTTFEVSDLEVFEAPAKEANGHINGHTNGHTNASDTLVVRARITNTGSRAGAEVVQVYVTPAAPTPLTSSTRDTITRPAKEMKGFARVSLEAGASGTAEVALDVLRATSYWSEMEDCWRSDAGTYGVLVGTSSRGRFLEETVVVEKTRRWKGLRA; this is encoded by the exons ATGGACGTCGAAGCGCTGATTGAGCAACTCacgttggaggagaaggtgtCCCTCACAGCCG GCGTAAACTGGTGGCACACGGCGACGATCGAGCGCCTGGGGATCAAGCCGATCCGGCTCTCGGACGGCCCCAACGGCGTGCGAGGCACCCGCTTCTTCGACAGCACACCCTCGGCGTGCCTCCCGTGCGGGACGGCCATCGGCGCGACCTttgacgtcgacctcgtccaccgcctcggccagctgctggcTGACGAGGCGCACGCCAAGGGCGCCCACGTCCTGCTCGGGCCGACCATCAACACGCAGCGCGGGCCCCTCGGCGGGCGCGGCTTCGAGTCGTACTCGGAGGACCCCGTGCTGTCGGGCATCCTCGCCGGGCACTACGTCCGGGGCGTGCAGGAGTCGGGCGTGTCGGCGACGCTGAAGCACTTCGTCTGCAACGACCTCGAGAGCGAGCGCATGGCGGTCAACGCGCTGGTGACGGACCGGGCGATGCGCGAGATCTACCTGCTGCCCTTCATGATCGCCATCGAGATGGGCCGGCCGCGGGCCATCATGACGGCGTACAACAAGGTCAACGGCGTCCACGCGGCCGAGAGCAAGGCGATCCTGCAGGACATCCTGCGCGGCGAGTGGGGGTGGGACGGGCTCGTCATGAGCGACTGGTTCGGCACGTACAgcaccgccgaggccatcaaggccggcctcgacctcgagatGCCCGGGCCGAGCCGGtggcgcgccggcgccctgtCGCACGCCATCATGTCCAACAAGGTGAAGGTCgcggagctcgacgccgccgtgcgcAACGTGCTCCGGCTGGTCAAGCACAGCCTCGAGAACACGTCGATCCCGCCCAACGCgcccgagaccgaggccgacacGCCCGCGCACGCCGCCCTCctgcgcgaggccgccgccaagtcGCTCGTCCTCCTGAAgaacgagggcggcatcctGCCGTTCGACCGCGCCaagaccgtcgccgtcatcgggcCTAACGCCAACATCGCCACCtactgcggcggcggcagcgcggggCTCCGGGCCTACCGCGCCGTCACGCCGCTCGAGGGCGTTAGGTCTCTTTTCGGCGAAGGTGGCGACGGCAATGGCAACGGCAAagtcttcttctcccaggGCGCGTACGGCCACCAGTCCCTGCCGCTGCTCGGCAAGGCCCTGACGACGCCCGACGGCAAGCAAAAGGGCTTCGTGCTGAGGATCTACAACGACCCGCCGCCCAAGGCCACGGAGCGGGCGGCGGACGGCCGGAGCGCGCTCGAGGAGCGGGtgctggacgacgccaacatCTGGTTCGTCGACTACGAGAACGCCGAGCTCGCGCCCGTGTGGtgggccgagacggagggcGTTCTCGTGCCCGAGAGGTCGGGCGAGTGGGACTTTGGGCTGTCGGTGCACGGCACGGGCGAGCTGTacatcgacggcgagctcgtcgtgtCCAACGTGGAGGACCAGCGGCTGGGGAGCAGCTTCCTCGGGTGCGGCacggtggaggaggtcggcAGCAAGAGGCTGGAGGCCGGGCGGTCGTACCGGGTGCTGGTGCGGTTCGGgtgctcggcgacgacgaagctgaAGGCGTCGGGCACCGTCGACttcggccagggcggcgtGCGGTTCAGCGGGTGCCCGAGGctggagccggcggcggcgatccgggaggccgtcgaggtggcCAGGAGCGCCGACCAGGTCGTCGTCTGCACGGGGCTCAGCGGCGAGTGGGAGTCGGAGGGGTTCGacaggacgacgatggcgctgccgcccggCACGGACGACctcgtggcggcggtgctggcggcgAACCCGAACACGGCGGTCGTCGTGCAGAGCGGCACGCCGGTGGCGATGCCGTGGATCGAccgggccggcgccgtgctgcACGCGTGGttcggcggcaacgaggccggcaacggcatcgCGGACGTGCTCTTTGGAGAGGTGAACCCGGTAGGTGACCCCCTATTCCTTTGTCCTATGATCCGAGAAAAACCGAAGACG GCCGGAAAGCTCCCCCTCACGATGCCGCGCCGGGTGGCCGACAACCCGGCGGCCCTCAGCTTCCGCTCCGACAACGGCCGCGTGCTCTACAGCGAGGACGTCTACGTCGGCTACCGGTGGTACGACacgctcgacgtcgagccccTGTTCCCCTTTGGGCACGGCCTGTCGTACACGACGTTTGAGGTCTCGGATCTCGAGGTGTTTGAGGCTccggccaaggaggccaacGGACACATCAATGGGCATACAAACGGACACACCAACGCAAGCGacaccctcgtcgtccgcgcCAGGATCACCAACACGGGCTCCCGcgcgggcgccgaggtggtGCAGGTCTACGtaacgccggcggcgccgacgccgctgacgagctcgacgcgcgACACCATCACGcggccggccaaggagatgAAGGGCTTCGCCAGGGTGTcgctcgaggccggggccAGCGGCACGGCCGAGGTGGCGCTGGACGTGCTGCGGGCGACGAGCTACTGGAGCGAGATGGAGGACTGCTGGCGCAGCGACGCCGGGACGtacggcgtcctcgtcgggaCGAGCAGCCGCGGGCGGTTCCTGGAGGAGACGGTCGTCgtggagaagacgaggaggtgGAAGGGTCTCCGCGCGTAA